GCCGAGCGCGGCGTGCGGGCCGCGGTGCTGCGCGCCTTCCAGGTCTACGGCCCCGGCGACCACCCGACCCGGCTGGTGCCCGTCGTGCTGGCCGCCGCGCGCACCGGGGCGACCGTGCCGCTGCCGGCCGCGGTCAGCCGCCGCGACTGGGTGTGGGTGGGCGATGTCGTCGACGCCTGCGTGCGGGCCGCGCTCGCCGACGACCTCCCGCCGGGCGCGGTGTTCAACATCGGCACCGGCGTGCAGACGAGCGTCGCGGAGCTCGTCGCGACCGCCGAGGAGGTGACCGGCCGGCCCATCGCCACCGCGGCCGGCGCACACCCCGGCCGGGTCTGGGACACCGCCGACTGGGTCTGCGACCCGCAGGCCGCCCGGGATGCGCTCGGGTGGGCACCGATGGTCGACCTCGCCGACGGCCTGGCGCGCACGTGGGCGGCGGCATGAGCGGGCCGCGGGTCTCCGTCGTCGTCCCGGTGTACGGCAACGCCGCCACCCTGCGCCCGCTGGCCGGGCGGCTGGCCGCCGCACTCGCCGGGCGGGACTGGCGGCTGCGGCTGGTCGTGGACGCCTCACCGGACGACAGCCTGCGGGTGGCCGCGGAGCTGGCCGCCGCCGATCCGCGGGTCGCCGTGACCGCGCTGAGCGTCAACGCCGGCCAGCACCGGGCGCTGGCCACCGGGCTGGCGGCCGAGGACGCCGACGCGTGGGTGTGCCTGGACGCCGACCTGCAGGACCCGCCCGAGGCGGTGCCGCTGCTGCTCGACCGGCTGGCCCGCGGCGACGCCGGCGCGGTGTTCGCCGGCCGGCGGGGCCGCTACGAGTCGCCGGGACGGCGGCTGACCGGGGAGCTGCACCGCCGCCTCGCCGCCCGCCTGGCCGGGCTGCCGCCGGACGCAGGCGCCTTCCTCGCCCTGGGGCCGGCGGTGCGGGACGCCGTCGTCGGGCGGGTGCTGACCGGGGACGCCCCGAGCGTCGTGCTGGCCGCCGGCCGCGCGGGGACGGCGCTGGTCAGCGTGCCCGTGGTCCGGGACCGCCGGCCGGAGGGCTCGTCGGCGTGGACGGCGCGGGCCCGGCTGCGGCAGTCGCTGCGGTCGCTGGCGTGGGCGGCCCGCGCGCGTTGACTCAGGCGCGGTTGCCGTACCGCCGCATGGTCAGCGGCCCGAGGACGGCGACCAGCGCGGCCGCCCATCCCAGCACCAGCAGGATCTCCGAGCCGGCCGCCTCGCCGTGCACCAGCCCGCGCACCGCGGTGACCAGGGAGCTGACCGGGTTGACCTCGACGACGGCCTGCAGCCAGCCCGGCATCGTGGCGGGGTCGACGAAGATGTTGCTGCCGAACGTCAGCGGCATCAGGACCATCATGCTCCAGCCCATCACCGCCTGGGGCGTGCGCAGCCGCAGCGCCAGGTAGGTCCAGATCCAGCCCAGCGCGAAGGCGAAGACCAGCAGCAGGCCGACGGCGGCCAGCACGCCGGGCAGCCCGCCGCCGGGCCGGAAGCCCAGCACCAGGCCGAGGCACAGCACCACCGCCGAGGCCAGGACGAACCGGACGACGTCGCCCAGCAGCGCCCCCACCAGCGCGCTCGGCCGCCACACCGGCAGGGACCGGATGCGGTCGAAGACGCCCTTCTCGATGTCGGTGTTCAGGGCGACGCCGGTGTACATCGTGATCATGAGGATGCTCTGCACGAGGATCCCCGGCAGGAAGAACTGCACGTAGGCCTCGACGGAACCGGCCAGCGCGCCGCCGAAGAGGTAGGAGAAGATCAGCGTGAGCATCACCGGGAAGACGGTGACGTCGAACAGCTGCTCCGGGACGTGCTTGATCCGCAGCAGGGTGCGCCAGCCGAACGTCGCCGAGGCCGCCAGCGGGCCCTGCGGCCGGGGTCGCTCCCCGGAGCCGAGGGCCACGAGCACCGCCGCGGTGTCGGGTGCCGCCAGGGCGGCCGGGGCGGAGTCGACAGTGGTCATCGGAGGTCCTCCGGATCAGGGGTGCGGGAGTCGGCGGGTCGGCCGGTCAGGGCGAGGAAGACCTCGTCGAGGCTGGGCTGGCCCAGCGCGAACTGGGCCAGGGGGAGGCCGGCGTCCTCCAGCGCGGTGAGCGCGCGGGCCGTCGGGGCGCCGTCGGGGACGCGGGCGGTGAGCGCGGCGGGGTCGCCGTCCTCGGCCACCGGCACGCCCAGCACCTGCTCGAGCAGGCGGCGGGCCTCCCCGCGCCGCGCCGGGTCGAGCACCCGCACGTGCAGGCTGCCCGCGCCCACCGACGCCTTGAGCCGGCTCGGGGTGCCCTCGGCGATGACCCGGCCGGCGTCGATGACGGAGATGCGGTCGGCGAGCTGGTCGGCCTCGTCGAGGTACTGGGTGGTCAGCAGGACCGTCGTCCCGCCGCGGACCAGCGCCCGGACGACGTCCCACACCTGGTTGCGGCTGCGCGGGTCCAGGCCGGTCGTCGGCTCGTCGAGGAAGATCAGGTCCGGGCGGACGACGATGCTCGCGGCGATGTCGATCCGCCGCCGCATGCCGCCGGAGTACTGCTTCACCTGTTTGCCGGCCGCCTCGGTGAGGCCGAACGCGGACAGCAGCTGGTCGGTGCGCTGGCGCGCGGCGGCCCGGGAGTAGCCGAGCAGCCGGGCCAGCAGCAGCAGGTTCTCCGCGCCGCTGAGGTCCTCGTCGAGGGAGGCGAACTGCCCGGTCAGGCTCACCCGGGCGCGCACCGCGTCGGCCTCGGTGACGACGTCGTGGCCGAAGACCCGCGCCGTCCCGCCGTCGGGGCGCAGCAGCGTGGCCAGCACGCGGATGGTCGTCGTCTTCCCCGCGCCGTTGGGACCGAGGAAGCCGTGCACGCCACCGACCGGGATGCGCAGGTCCACCCCGTCGACGGCGCGCGTGCTGCCGAAGTGCTTGACCAGGCCCTCGGTCTCGATGGCCAGGGCCGCCGTGTCACCGGGCTCCCGCTCGTCCCTGCCCGCCGCGACCGCGTCGCCGATGTCGGCCGTCACGTGCCTCACCTCCGGGGTCGGTCGGGAGGCACCGTGCCACCCGGATCCGACAGTCCCGACCGGGCGGCGCGGGGGAACTCATCGCCGGCGGCTCCCGGTCAGCGGGTCCAGAGCTGCAGCACCAGGTCGGTCTTCGTCCCGGGGAAGGCGGAGTCGTCGGCGAGGGAGAGGCCGGCGCCGGCGAGGACGGCGTCGTCGTCGGTGGGCACCGGCTCGCCGTCGACCAGCCGCCGGACCAGCCAGACCCGGTCGGCGCCGGACGGGGCGTCGTCGGGTGGCAGGACGACGTCGGGCCGCAACCGCGGGGCCAGCGTGCGGGTGTGGTGGTCGAGGCCGAGGGCCGCGCGCTGGTCGGCGGCGACGACCGGCTCGCCGGCCTGCTGCACGCGGGCCAGCAGCCGCACCAGCTCGTCGGAGCGCTCCCGCGGCTCGCGCACGGCCAGCGGGGAGCTCGCCAGCAGCGACAGCCCGACCAGCGCGGCGGCGACCGGTGCGCGGGCGCCGCGGGGGAGTGCCGTCGCCCCCGCCGCGGCCAGGACACCGAGCCCGAGCAGCCCGACCATGAGGTAGCGGGGGTGGTAGAGCGGGCGGACCAGCTCACCGGCGACGAGGAGCAGCAGCGGGACCAGCACCCAGCAGGTCCCGACCACCCGCACCCCGGCACCGCGCAGCGCGCCGACCACCGCCAGCCCGACGGTCAGGTACAGCAGCGGGGTCCGGCCGCCGGCCCAGGCCTCGACGGCGAGGTCGGCGAGCGTGCCGCCGGTGTCGCGCAGGTGCTCGGCGTTGCGCGCGCCGGTGCCGTTGAGCAGGTTGACGCCGATCAGCGCGACCACCGGCAGCACGGCCAGGACACCGGTGACCGCGACGCGGACGGCGGCCCGGTGGCGCAGCAGCAGCGCCGCGACGACGAACGCGGCCAGGACGGTGACCGCGTACCAGTGCGCCAGCCCCATCCCGGCGCCGGCCAGACCGAAGAGCACCAGCCCGCGCGGCGGCTCCTGCAGCCAGCGGACCAGCCCGAGCAGCGCGCCGCCGGTGGCCAGGACCGCCAGCCCGTAGCTGCGCGCCTCGACCGCCTGCTCGAGCAGCAGCGGCGCCGTCGCCAGGACCAGGCCGGCCAGCACGCCGGTCGCCCGCCCCGCCAGCCGGGTCAGCGCACGCGTGACGAGGGCCAGCCCGCCGGCGGTGGCCAGCACGGAGAGCACGCGCAGCGAGGTGTCGCCGTCCAGGCCGGGCACTGACGTCCACGCGTGCACGACCAGGTAGTAGGGCGCGTTGTAGGACGGCGGGACGTCGGCCAGGTAGCTCGTCACCCCCTCCCCGGTGACGATCGCGCGCAGGATCTCGGGGAGCGGACGGCGGCCGACCTCGGCGGTGAACAGCTCGTCGAACCACAGGCCGTGGCCGGGGGCCAGCAGGACCGCGCCGAGGACGGCGAGCACCAGTGGCGGGAGCAGCTCGACGCGCGTCCAGCGGGGCGCCGCGGCTGCCGGTGCGTCCGCCGTCCGGGTCGCCGTCGCCGTCGTCGTCACGGGAGGTGAGGGTAGGCGACCCTCACCCGCGCGCACCGTCGGTGCGGTGGCGCAGCATGTGGGTCGTGGACCCGTGTGCCGGCCCGGGGCCCGCGCCGCCGCCGTCGTCGGAGGTCGTGCGGGTCCGCTTCCGCCGGCAGGGACGGCGGGACACCGCGCACGAGCTGGCGGTGCGCCGCCGGCTGCACGCGCGCGGCGTCCGCTTCCGGGTCGACGTGCGGCCGTGCCGCGAGACGCGGGCGCGCGGCGATCTGGTGTGGAAGGGCCGGCGGCTGGTGGTCTTCCTCGATGGCTGCTTCTGGCACGGCTGCCCGTCGTGCGGGCACCTGCCGCGCGCGAACCGGGCGTGGTGGGCGGCGAAGCTGGCGGCCAACACCGCCCGCGACCGCCGCGCCGACGCCGTCCTCACCGGGCTGGGCTGGCGGGTGCTGCGCTTCTGGGAGCACGAGGACCCGGACGACGTCGCCGACGCGATCTGCGCCGCTCTCGGCCGGCCGGCGCCGTCCCCGCCGGACCGCTGACCCCGTCCGACGCCGGCGGTGATGTGCGCTGAGGGCTCGTTCTGGAGACCGGGATGCGCCGTAGGCGCAGTTTGCTGCAGGTCACGCCTCCCACCTGGCAACCAACGCGCACACCGCGGTCAGCGGTTGCGGGCGCGCTGCACCGCCGGGCTGCCGATCCACAGCCAGCCGAGCAGCGCCGCCACCACACCGCCGGTGACCAGCGCCTGCGGCAGCGCGAACACGAAGTCGACCACCAGCACCACCGCCGAGACGATCGCCACCGCCAGCACCACCAGCCCGAGGAAGGCGTTGCGGTTGCTCCGCCGCAGCAGGTCCTCCTTGTCGTGCTGGCGGAACAGCGCCCGGTGCTGCGCGGCCGGCGCGATGAGCAGGGCGGTGGCCACCACGGCGGCGATCAGCGTCACGAAGTAGACGTCACGCTGGAAGTCCGTCGCGCGGGACGTGGCCTGCTGGAACGGCACGATCAGCAGGAAGGCGAAGAGGAACTGCACGCCCGGCAGTGCGACCCGCAGCTCGTTGAGCAGCTCCATCAGCTCCCGGTCGATGCGCTCGGCGTGCGTCTCGTCGCGGCCGTCGGCGCCGTCGCGGGCGTCGTCCCGGCGGTCTGCGGCGGCGCCGTCGCGCGGTGCCGGTGCGGGACCCGGCCGCGTGCCGCGCCGTGCCCGCTGTCCCGATCCCGTGGTGGCCATGTCTCGGTCCTCCCTCGCTCCCGGCACCGCCCCCGTGGGTCCCCGCGACCCCGTCCGTCACCCGGGCGTGTGCCCCGCCGCAACCCCCGTGTCACCTCCCGGCCACCGGTGTCCTCCGGGAGTGGGTAGGGAGGGTCCATGTCCACCTGGGAACCGATGACGCCGCACGGCCACCGTCCCGACGACGAGATCGCCGCGGCCGATCCCGGAGCGGGTGCGCCGCCGCCCGCCGAGGGGTTCGGTGTGGCCGGCGAGGAGCCCGACCGCCCCGAGGAGCCGCCGCCTCCGGAGGAGCCGCCGCGTCCGGGGGAGCCCCGGCACCCCGGGGAGCCCGAGCGGACGCCCGGTGAGGTCGAGCTGCCGGACACCCCGTTCCGGCCGCCGGACCCGGGCGACGTCGGCCGCGCCTGAGCCGGGACGGCGCGCGGGGGAGGCCGCCGTACCGTCGGGGGGTGGACCTGACCGTGCTGC
This region of Geodermatophilus bullaregiensis genomic DNA includes:
- a CDS encoding glycosyltransferase family 39 protein; its protein translation is MTTTATATRTADAPAAAAPRWTRVELLPPLVLAVLGAVLLAPGHGLWFDELFTAEVGRRPLPEILRAIVTGEGVTSYLADVPPSYNAPYYLVVHAWTSVPGLDGDTSLRVLSVLATAGGLALVTRALTRLAGRATGVLAGLVLATAPLLLEQAVEARSYGLAVLATGGALLGLVRWLQEPPRGLVLFGLAGAGMGLAHWYAVTVLAAFVVAALLLRHRAAVRVAVTGVLAVLPVVALIGVNLLNGTGARNAEHLRDTGGTLADLAVEAWAGGRTPLLYLTVGLAVVGALRGAGVRVVGTCWVLVPLLLLVAGELVRPLYHPRYLMVGLLGLGVLAAAGATALPRGARAPVAAALVGLSLLASSPLAVREPRERSDELVRLLARVQQAGEPVVAADQRAALGLDHHTRTLAPRLRPDVVLPPDDAPSGADRVWLVRRLVDGEPVPTDDDAVLAGAGLSLADDSAFPGTKTDLVLQLWTR
- a CDS encoding very short patch repair endonuclease, coding for MWVVDPCAGPGPAPPPSSEVVRVRFRRQGRRDTAHELAVRRRLHARGVRFRVDVRPCRETRARGDLVWKGRRLVVFLDGCFWHGCPSCGHLPRANRAWWAAKLAANTARDRRADAVLTGLGWRVLRFWEHEDPDDVADAICAALGRPAPSPPDR
- a CDS encoding ATP-binding cassette domain-containing protein → MTADIGDAVAAGRDEREPGDTAALAIETEGLVKHFGSTRAVDGVDLRIPVGGVHGFLGPNGAGKTTTIRVLATLLRPDGGTARVFGHDVVTEADAVRARVSLTGQFASLDEDLSGAENLLLLARLLGYSRAAARQRTDQLLSAFGLTEAAGKQVKQYSGGMRRRIDIAASIVVRPDLIFLDEPTTGLDPRSRNQVWDVVRALVRGGTTVLLTTQYLDEADQLADRISVIDAGRVIAEGTPSRLKASVGAGSLHVRVLDPARRGEARRLLEQVLGVPVAEDGDPAALTARVPDGAPTARALTALEDAGLPLAQFALGQPSLDEVFLALTGRPADSRTPDPEDLR
- a CDS encoding DUF6328 family protein, with product MATTGSGQRARRGTRPGPAPAPRDGAAADRRDDARDGADGRDETHAERIDRELMELLNELRVALPGVQFLFAFLLIVPFQQATSRATDFQRDVYFVTLIAAVVATALLIAPAAQHRALFRQHDKEDLLRRSNRNAFLGLVVLAVAIVSAVVLVVDFVFALPQALVTGGVVAALLGWLWIGSPAVQRARNR
- a CDS encoding ABC transporter permease, producing MTTVDSAPAALAAPDTAAVLVALGSGERPRPQGPLAASATFGWRTLLRIKHVPEQLFDVTVFPVMLTLIFSYLFGGALAGSVEAYVQFFLPGILVQSILMITMYTGVALNTDIEKGVFDRIRSLPVWRPSALVGALLGDVVRFVLASAVVLCLGLVLGFRPGGGLPGVLAAVGLLLVFAFALGWIWTYLALRLRTPQAVMGWSMMVLMPLTFGSNIFVDPATMPGWLQAVVEVNPVSSLVTAVRGLVHGEAAGSEILLVLGWAAALVAVLGPLTMRRYGNRA
- a CDS encoding NAD-dependent epimerase/dehydratase family protein; translated protein: MRALVTGAGGFVGRHLVARLRADGWSVTGLTRADADLADPVAAAAAVRATDPDVVFSLAAGRAKATPAERAATVAVNTSPWLVDALPDRCRAVVRLGSSTEYGAGPAPLAEDAPLHPRGFFGATKAAGSLLLQAAAAERGVRAAVLRAFQVYGPGDHPTRLVPVVLAAARTGATVPLPAAVSRRDWVWVGDVVDACVRAALADDLPPGAVFNIGTGVQTSVAELVATAEEVTGRPIATAAGAHPGRVWDTADWVCDPQAARDALGWAPMVDLADGLARTWAAA
- a CDS encoding glycosyltransferase, with translation MSGPRVSVVVPVYGNAATLRPLAGRLAAALAGRDWRLRLVVDASPDDSLRVAAELAAADPRVAVTALSVNAGQHRALATGLAAEDADAWVCLDADLQDPPEAVPLLLDRLARGDAGAVFAGRRGRYESPGRRLTGELHRRLAARLAGLPPDAGAFLALGPAVRDAVVGRVLTGDAPSVVLAAGRAGTALVSVPVVRDRRPEGSSAWTARARLRQSLRSLAWAARAR